Part of the Sinorhizobium sp. BG8 genome, CAGCCGGAACCTTGCCGGATGCGCCGGACATGCGCCCGTCCGTCAACAGGGCGACGCGCTGGCCACGGTCCTGCAGAATGCCGAGAATGGTCGTCAACTTGTGAAGTTCGGGCATGCCATTGGCCTTCGGGCCCTGGAAGCGCACGACAGCCACGAAATCGCCGGTGAGTTCGCCGTTCTTGAAGGCCTCGTTCAGTTCCAGCTGGTCGTGGAATACCTTTGCCGGTGCCTCGATCACATGCCGCTCCGGCTTGACTGCCGAAATCTTGATGACGGCGCTGCCGAGATTGCCCGTAAGCATCTTGAGCCCGCCGGTCTTCTGGAAGGGCGCATCGATGTTTGCGAGAATTCTGGGATCGTGGCTGTGGGCGGGGGAGGGCTCCCTGAGGACTGCACCGTTGTCGCCGAGCTTCGGATCGATCGTGTAGGCGCTGAGCCCCTGGCCGTAGACCGTGCGCACGTCGTCGTGCAGCATACCGTCCTTCAGCAGCTCCTTGATCAGGAAGCCCATGCCGCCGGCAGCATGGAAGTGGTTCACGTCTGCAAGCCCGTTCGGATACACCCGCGCGATCAGCGGAACGATGTCGGAGAGGTCCGAGATATCCTTCCACGTCAGCACGATGCCGGCCGCGCGGGCCATGGCGATCAGGTGCAGCGTATGGTTCGTCGAGCCGCCCGTCGCGTGCAGGCCCACGACGCCGTTGACGATCGAGCGTTCGTCGATCATTTCGCCTGCCGGCGTGAATTCATTGCCCTGCGCAGTGATCGCCAGCGCCCGCTTGGCGGATTCCTTGGTCAGGGCTTCGCGCAGCGGCGTGCCCGGATTGATGAAGGAGGCACCGGGCATGTGGAAGCCCATGATCTCCATCAGCATCTGGTTGGAGTTGGCGGTGCCGTAGAAAGTACAGGTGCCGGGACCGTGGTAGGACTTCGATTCCGCTTCCAGAAGCTCGGCACGTCCGACTTTGCCTTCGGCATAGAGCTGGCGGACCCGCGCCTTCTCGTCGTTGGGCAGGCCGGACGTCATGGGGCCGGCCGGAATGAAGACGGCCGGCAGGTGACCGAAGGTCAGCGCCGCGATCGTCAGGCCCGGGACGATCTTGTCGCAGACGCCGAGAAATACAACAGCATCAAACATGTTGTGGGACAGTCCCACGGCGGCTGCCATGGCGATGAGGTCGCGGGAGAACAGGGAAAGTTCCATCCCCGGCTGGCCTTGGGTCACGCCGTCGCACATGGCCGGGACACCGCCTGCGACCTGCGCGACGCCGCCCGCCTCGCGGGCCGCCTGCCGTATCAGCTCCGGGTAGGTCTCGAACGGCTGGTGAGCCGAAAGCATGTCGTTATAGGAGGTGATGATGCCAAGGTTCGGCACGCGGTCTCCCGCGAGCGCCTCCTTGTCCGAGGGGGAACAGACTGCAAATCCATGGGCAAGGTTGCCGCAGGACAGAACCGAGCGGTGAACGCCTTTCTCCGCGGCCGCCCGTACCCGGTCGAGATAGGGCTCTCGGAACGGCCTCGATTGTTCGACGATGCGCTGCGTGATCGCTTCTATGCGGGAATCGGCGGACATGGGAGTATCCTGACTTTTTCGATTGCGTTGTCACATGTAGCGATCCGGAAAGGTTCCGGATTCTGGGTCCTCTATGGGTGGCCCCGCCGAGGGCGTTGCCGATTACCCCAATTCAGGGCGCCCAGTAGATATCGATCGGGGTCTCCGCCCGGCGGAGCATGGCGCGGATCGGCATGTCGGTCTCCTCGCCTGTCTCGTTTGCC contains:
- the edd gene encoding phosphogluconate dehydratase, which translates into the protein MSADSRIEAITQRIVEQSRPFREPYLDRVRAAAEKGVHRSVLSCGNLAHGFAVCSPSDKEALAGDRVPNLGIITSYNDMLSAHQPFETYPELIRQAAREAGGVAQVAGGVPAMCDGVTQGQPGMELSLFSRDLIAMAAAVGLSHNMFDAVVFLGVCDKIVPGLTIAALTFGHLPAVFIPAGPMTSGLPNDEKARVRQLYAEGKVGRAELLEAESKSYHGPGTCTFYGTANSNQMLMEIMGFHMPGASFINPGTPLREALTKESAKRALAITAQGNEFTPAGEMIDERSIVNGVVGLHATGGSTNHTLHLIAMARAAGIVLTWKDISDLSDIVPLIARVYPNGLADVNHFHAAGGMGFLIKELLKDGMLHDDVRTVYGQGLSAYTIDPKLGDNGAVLREPSPAHSHDPRILANIDAPFQKTGGLKMLTGNLGSAVIKISAVKPERHVIEAPAKVFHDQLELNEAFKNGELTGDFVAVVRFQGPKANGMPELHKLTTILGILQDRGQRVALLTDGRMSGASGKVPAAIHVTPEAVDGGAIARIVNGDIIRLDAVAGTLNVLVDEATLSVRPIPSVDLEANAFGMGRELFAPFRAVAGPADRGASVLFN